One genomic segment of Bradyrhizobium prioriisuperbiae includes these proteins:
- a CDS encoding SDR family NAD(P)-dependent oxidoreductase produces MKRLEGKTAVVTGGGSGIGLASANRFIDEGAFVFIFGRTKATLDAALAQLGPNARAICGSITDATDLNRLFEAVKAERGDLDILLANVGISELAPLGQITSEQYDRIFDTNVKGLLFTVQTALPLMSEGGSIILTGSSGGSMGIPQFSLYSASKAAIRSFARTWAQDLNGTGIRVNVLSPGATRTEKAVEIMGEAGLDAVRAGTPLGRVGDPNEIAAVAAFLASSDSSFMTGSEVFADGGVAQV; encoded by the coding sequence GTGAAAAGACTGGAAGGGAAGACTGCAGTCGTGACGGGCGGTGGCAGCGGCATCGGGCTCGCTTCGGCAAACCGCTTCATCGACGAAGGCGCGTTCGTATTCATTTTTGGCCGCACCAAGGCCACGCTCGACGCGGCCCTGGCGCAGCTCGGACCGAATGCGCGCGCCATATGCGGGTCGATAACTGATGCGACCGACCTCAATCGGCTGTTTGAAGCAGTTAAGGCGGAGCGAGGCGATCTCGACATTCTGCTGGCCAATGTCGGAATTTCGGAGTTGGCGCCTCTCGGCCAGATAACTTCCGAGCAGTACGACCGGATTTTCGACACGAACGTCAAGGGCCTGCTGTTTACGGTTCAAACGGCGCTGCCGTTGATGTCGGAGGGCGGCTCGATCATCCTGACCGGTTCTAGCGGGGGATCGATGGGGATACCGCAATTCAGCCTCTACAGCGCCTCCAAGGCGGCGATCCGCAGTTTCGCGCGCACCTGGGCGCAGGATCTGAACGGCACGGGCATCCGCGTGAATGTGCTTTCGCCCGGGGCGACGCGGACGGAGAAAGCCGTGGAGATCATGGGAGAGGCAGGGCTGGACGCGGTAAGGGCCGGCACGCCGCTTGGACGCGTCGGCGATCCCAACGAGATTGCCGCGGTCGCCGCATTCCTTGCTTCCAGCGACAGCAGCTTCATGACCGGAAGCGAAGTTTTCGCGGACGGCGGCGTGGCCCAGGTCTGA
- a CDS encoding helix-turn-helix domain-containing protein has translation MTSKPLPVLGFTCGLDTSLRLIAGKWKPLILYFLLLGPKRYGELKRAVRDVSDKVLIQHLKELEADGVLTRTDYKEVPPRVDYSLTPLGRSLAEALVPLCDWGTQNAAEVTGVFAERER, from the coding sequence ATGACCTCAAAACCCTTGCCCGTCCTTGGCTTTACCTGTGGACTCGACACCTCGCTCCGCTTGATCGCGGGCAAGTGGAAACCGCTGATCCTGTATTTCCTACTCCTGGGGCCGAAGCGGTACGGCGAATTGAAGCGAGCGGTGCGCGACGTCAGCGACAAGGTGTTGATCCAACACCTGAAGGAGCTCGAGGCCGACGGCGTCTTGACGCGGACCGACTACAAGGAAGTACCGCCGCGGGTTGATTACTCGCTGACTCCACTAGGCCGAAGCCTCGCCGAGGCGCTCGTCCCGCTTTGCGACTGGGGGACGCAGAACGCGGCCGAAGTCACAGGGGTCTTCGCCGAACGTGAACGCTGA
- a CDS encoding FMN-dependent NADH-azoreductase, producing the protein MNILHLDSSILGDASVSRTVSASIVARLRELHPDSQVVYRDLVDDAPMHLSDRHWAAAQGALAPDALLGADIALGSAYMDELFAADMIVVGAPMYNYNVSSQLKAWIDRVVVAGKSFKYDGNGVEGLVKGKKVFIASSRGGYYLGDSPIAFLDHQETYLSGMLGFIGLTDITTVRVEGVNYGPEVKAKELVKAEAIIAELAA; encoded by the coding sequence ATGAATATCCTACACCTTGATTCCAGCATTCTCGGCGACGCATCGGTTAGCCGCACAGTCTCCGCAAGCATTGTCGCCCGGTTGAGGGAGCTGCATCCGGACTCTCAAGTGGTTTACCGCGACCTCGTGGACGACGCGCCGATGCATTTGTCCGATCGTCATTGGGCCGCCGCGCAGGGCGCGCTCGCCCCCGATGCTTTACTCGGCGCCGATATCGCTCTCGGCAGCGCCTATATGGACGAGCTGTTTGCGGCCGATATGATCGTAGTCGGCGCGCCGATGTACAACTACAACGTCTCTTCGCAGCTCAAGGCCTGGATCGATCGGGTCGTCGTCGCCGGCAAGTCGTTCAAATACGACGGGAATGGAGTCGAAGGCCTGGTGAAAGGCAAGAAGGTCTTCATCGCATCGTCGCGAGGCGGCTATTATCTCGGCGACAGCCCGATCGCTTTCCTGGATCACCAGGAAACCTACCTCTCGGGCATGCTTGGCTTCATCGGCCTCACAGACATCACCACCGTCCGCGTGGAAGGCGTCAACTACGGTCCGGAGGTCAAGGCAAAAGAGCTCGTGAAGGCCGAAGCAATTATCGCCGAGCTTGCTGCCTGA